Proteins encoded within one genomic window of Spirulina major PCC 6313:
- the rpoD gene encoding RNA polymerase sigma factor RpoD has protein sequence MKEQEENSMTQANYDLAKITQPQNEALEYLIEQESDETLIKADITEDEDSKQKKGASRRREQTRKKPYTEDSIRIYLQEIGRIRLLRAEEEIELARKIAELLEFERIRDDLFDSLEREPNLHEWAAATELAYPDFRRRLFIGRRAKDKMVQSNLRLVVSIAKKYMNRGLSFQDLIQEGSLGLIRAAEKFDHAKGYKFSTYATWWIRQAITRAIADQSRTIRLPVHLYETISRIKKTTKILSQEMGRKPTEEEIATRMEMTIEKLRFIAKSAQLPISLETPIGKEEDSRLGDFIEADGETPEDQVSKNLLREDLESVLDTLSPRERDVLRLRYGLDDGRMKTLEEIGQIFNVTRERIRQIEAKALRKLRHPNRNSILKEYIR, from the coding sequence CTGAAGGAGCAAGAGGAAAACAGCATGACTCAGGCGAATTACGATCTCGCAAAGATTACCCAACCTCAGAACGAAGCCCTAGAGTATCTGATTGAACAAGAATCAGATGAAACTCTGATCAAAGCAGATATCACCGAAGATGAGGATTCAAAACAGAAAAAGGGCGCATCCCGTCGTCGTGAGCAAACGCGCAAGAAACCCTACACAGAGGATTCCATTCGGATCTATCTCCAAGAAATTGGTCGGATTCGCCTCCTTCGTGCCGAAGAAGAGATCGAACTCGCTCGAAAAATTGCTGAACTTCTCGAATTTGAACGGATTCGCGATGACCTCTTTGACTCCCTCGAACGTGAACCCAATCTTCACGAATGGGCTGCCGCCACTGAGTTAGCCTACCCGGATTTTCGTCGTCGCCTGTTCATTGGCCGTCGTGCCAAGGACAAAATGGTGCAGTCTAACCTCAGACTGGTGGTGTCCATCGCGAAGAAATATATGAATCGGGGCTTGTCTTTTCAGGACTTGATTCAAGAAGGCTCCCTAGGGTTGATTCGGGCGGCGGAAAAATTTGACCATGCGAAAGGGTATAAGTTTTCCACCTATGCCACCTGGTGGATTCGCCAAGCGATTACGCGAGCGATCGCAGATCAATCCCGCACCATTCGCCTCCCCGTCCACCTCTACGAAACCATCTCCCGGATCAAGAAAACCACCAAAATCCTCTCCCAAGAAATGGGGCGCAAACCCACCGAGGAAGAAATCGCCACCCGGATGGAAATGACGATCGAAAAGCTGCGGTTTATCGCCAAATCCGCCCAACTTCCCATTTCCCTCGAAACTCCCATCGGCAAAGAGGAAGATTCTCGCCTGGGCGACTTCATCGAAGCCGACGGCGAAACCCCTGAAGACCAAGTCTCGAAAAATCTTCTCCGCGAAGATCTCGAAAGTGTCCTCGACACCCTCAGCCCTCGCGAGCGCGATGTGTTACGCCTCCGCTATGGGTTGGATGATGGTCGGATGAAAACCCTTGAAGAAATCGGGCAAATCTTCAATGTGACCCGTGAGCGCATTCGCCAAATCGAAGCGAAAGCCCTGCGGAAGTTACGCCATCCGAACCGGAATAGCATTCTGAAGGAATATATCCGCTAA
- a CDS encoding cache domain-containing protein, whose product MTVQSKFQNKILFVLLASLITPVGIISSYSIVSSRSTIRTVVYDEMKSDSSVVIDFYIKELESDLEFLSQVPPIQGIIRARENEGIDPLDQSSERVWKNRLEVIFRTFLSSNPTYYQLRYLDETGKELVRVDYRDANPVVIPEAELQDKSQSDYFQDTMRLQPGEMYVSKINLNREQNQIEIPYRPVIRYAVPIFNAAGQRRGIVVTNILIQQGFELSQTNIQTNRDLIVVNRDGDYLRA is encoded by the coding sequence ATGACTGTTCAATCCAAATTTCAAAATAAAATCTTATTCGTTTTGTTAGCTAGTCTGATTACGCCTGTGGGAATCATTAGCAGTTATAGTATTGTTTCATCTAGGTCAACAATTCGCACGGTTGTTTACGATGAGATGAAAAGTGATAGCTCTGTGGTGATCGATTTTTATATCAAAGAGCTAGAGTCTGATTTAGAATTCCTCAGTCAAGTCCCTCCTATTCAAGGTATTATTCGTGCTAGGGAAAATGAAGGCATTGATCCATTAGATCAATCTTCTGAAAGAGTGTGGAAAAATCGATTAGAAGTTATTTTTAGAACATTCTTGAGTTCTAATCCCACCTATTATCAGCTTCGTTATCTTGATGAAACCGGTAAAGAGCTAGTGCGAGTGGACTACCGTGATGCTAATCCAGTCGTTATTCCAGAAGCTGAATTACAAGATAAAAGTCAGTCAGATTATTTTCAAGACACGATGAGACTGCAACCCGGCGAGATGTATGTGTCTAAGATCAACCTCAACCGGGAACAAAACCAAATTGAAATTCCCTACCGTCCTGTGATTCGCTATGCTGTGCCGATTTTTAATGCGGCAGGGCAGCGACGAGGCATTGTGGTGACAAATATTTTGATTCAACAGGGATTTGAACTCAGCCAGACCAATATTCAAACGAATCGCGATTTAATTGTTGTTAATCGTGATGGTGACTATTTACGAGCGTGA
- the def gene encoding peptide deformylase: MSDEHLSILSHEQAILHQRAIAIADPTAPQIQALITAMLATVQASNGVGLAAPQVGHSLQLVIVASHPNPRYPNAPDLAPFALINPQILAHSEDRVEDWEGCLSVPDVRGIVPRWQWVQVAYGDRHGQPHCDTYNGFVARIIQHELDHLQGILFTEHLAAGDRHTETDYLARIKPSLC, encoded by the coding sequence GTGAGCGACGAGCATTTATCAATTTTGTCCCATGAGCAGGCAATTTTACATCAACGGGCGATCGCGATCGCTGACCCCACCGCCCCGCAGATCCAGGCCTTAATTACAGCCATGCTCGCGACGGTTCAGGCCTCGAATGGAGTCGGCTTGGCCGCCCCCCAAGTGGGGCATTCCCTGCAACTGGTCATTGTCGCCTCCCATCCTAACCCCCGCTATCCCAACGCGCCAGACCTAGCCCCCTTTGCCCTGATTAACCCGCAGATCCTCGCCCATAGCGAAGACAGGGTGGAAGACTGGGAAGGGTGCTTAAGTGTGCCCGATGTGCGGGGGATTGTGCCCCGCTGGCAGTGGGTGCAGGTGGCCTATGGCGATCGCCACGGTCAGCCCCACTGTGACACCTACAACGGCTTCGTCGCCCGGATTATCCAACATGAACTCGACCACCTCCAGGGCATTCTCTTTACCGAGCATCTCGCAGCGGGCGATCGCCACACCGAAACCGACTATCTCGCCAGGATTAAGCCCTCCCTATGCTAG
- a CDS encoding methyl-accepting chemotaxis protein, which yields MRGSTSIHPDVEKEWGFELGHSDNLKNDYPPEVAEAILTNESGFIQAGTPYLIYYDRVTPDAQHPNSTFILIYQSLSASVFAPVRRLTLLTLVSVLVTLGLATPIVMMVLRRLLRSVLGLTGTVAGFSGQLLSTLDQQSSIMNQQSLMVQQTTATMEQLNQSSQESVQQAERALATAQQAIARLNDGTAAMTRSLHALETLNETVDAIATQIQGLQAKALQISQVSTLVGDLAGQTNMLALNAAVEAVRAGEQGKGFAVVAAEIRKLADASKQSGATIQTLVQDIQRAVQGTVSATADGTQTLATSTTISHDTAAIFAEVTHAIQSVVESSQQIAQNCSEQAQAVQQVSQTMTVLNQGAQENVQGIRQTRQGAQQLNDAGADLEKVI from the coding sequence ATGCGGGGGAGTACGTCAATCCATCCTGATGTTGAAAAAGAATGGGGGTTTGAGTTGGGTCATTCTGACAATCTCAAGAATGATTATCCCCCTGAGGTTGCTGAGGCGATTCTTACCAATGAGTCGGGATTTATTCAAGCCGGAACTCCATATCTGATTTACTACGATCGCGTCACCCCGGATGCGCAACACCCGAATAGTACGTTTATTTTGATATATCAGAGCTTAAGTGCTTCGGTCTTTGCTCCGGTACGCCGCTTGACCCTTTTAACCCTGGTGAGTGTGCTGGTGACGCTCGGACTGGCTACGCCGATTGTGATGATGGTGTTGCGGCGTTTGCTCCGCTCGGTGTTGGGGTTAACGGGCACTGTGGCGGGGTTTTCGGGTCAGTTGTTATCGACGCTCGATCAGCAGAGTTCAATCATGAATCAACAGTCGCTGATGGTGCAACAAACGACCGCCACGATGGAGCAATTGAATCAATCGTCGCAAGAGTCAGTTCAACAGGCAGAGCGGGCGTTAGCTACGGCTCAACAGGCGATCGCTCGCTTGAACGACGGCACAGCGGCGATGACGCGATCGCTCCATGCCCTAGAGACGCTGAATGAGACGGTCGATGCGATCGCCACGCAAATCCAAGGCCTGCAAGCCAAGGCGTTACAAATTTCCCAGGTGTCTACGCTGGTGGGCGATCTCGCCGGTCAGACGAATATGTTGGCGTTAAATGCGGCGGTGGAAGCGGTGCGAGCGGGGGAACAGGGGAAAGGGTTCGCCGTGGTGGCGGCGGAGATTCGGAAACTAGCCGATGCGAGTAAACAATCGGGGGCCACGATTCAAACCCTGGTTCAGGACATTCAACGGGCTGTGCAGGGCACAGTGAGCGCAACCGCCGACGGCACGCAAACCCTAGCAACAAGCACCACCATTTCCCACGATACGGCGGCTATTTTTGCAGAGGTCACCCATGCGATTCAGTCGGTGGTGGAGAGTAGTCAACAGATTGCTCAGAATTGCAGTGAGCAGGCTCAGGCTGTGCAGCAGGTGAGCCAGACCATGACGGTGCTCAATCAAGGGGCGCAAGAGAATGTGCAAGGTATTCGCCAAACCCGTCAAGGGGCGCAGCAACTTAATGATGCTGGAGCGGATCTCGAAAAGGTGATTTAG
- a CDS encoding Clp protease N-terminal domain-containing protein produces the protein MQHDNVTHYADLLAALGTPARLTIVRLLVKKSPHPLSIEQLQERLKIPASILNQHLNKLRQQGILIIPDPNAATHYTVDVNVLEDLLAFFYAECCVRQRVIDWGRVNDKKERLLTEAEVATVDQESLENVIDTAIYDRLGGKVLQALLLARTEAIRSGHQQIGAEHLLLGLILEGSGLATTVLQQWGLTAFAMRQVITPHLDVTEPPQHIPFSPEASHVLTLALVEANESGDILINTEHILVGLIRALQESQTRNHPLSIASQFLVQLNLDPETMLTTLQDQA, from the coding sequence ATGCAACACGATAACGTCACCCACTACGCAGATCTCCTCGCAGCCCTCGGCACACCCGCCCGGTTAACCATCGTGCGCCTCTTAGTTAAAAAATCGCCCCACCCCCTCAGCATCGAACAACTCCAAGAACGCCTCAAAATTCCAGCCTCCATCCTCAATCAACACCTCAACAAACTCCGCCAACAGGGAATCTTAATCATCCCCGACCCCAACGCAGCCACCCACTACACCGTTGATGTCAATGTCCTAGAAGACCTCCTCGCCTTCTTTTATGCCGAATGTTGTGTGCGGCAGCGTGTAATTGACTGGGGACGAGTCAACGACAAAAAAGAGCGGCTCTTAACCGAAGCCGAAGTCGCCACCGTCGATCAAGAAAGCCTCGAAAACGTGATCGACACCGCCATCTACGATCGCCTCGGTGGTAAAGTCCTCCAAGCCCTCCTCCTCGCCCGTACCGAAGCGATCCGCTCCGGCCATCAACAAATCGGCGCAGAACACCTCCTCCTTGGGCTGATCTTAGAAGGCAGCGGCCTCGCCACCACCGTCTTGCAACAGTGGGGCCTCACCGCATTTGCCATGCGACAGGTGATCACCCCCCACCTAGACGTAACCGAACCCCCCCAACATATCCCCTTCAGCCCCGAAGCCTCCCACGTCCTCACCCTGGCCCTGGTCGAAGCCAACGAAAGTGGCGATATCTTGATCAACACAGAACATATTTTGGTCGGCCTGATTCGCGCCCTCCAAGAATCCCAAACCCGCAATCATCCCCTCTCCATCGCCTCTCAATTCCTCGTCCAACTCAACCTCGATCCTGAAACCATGCTCACCACCCTCCAAGATCAGGCATGA
- the gyrB gene encoding DNA topoisomerase (ATP-hydrolyzing) subunit B has product MASNYRADQIQVLEGLDPVRKRPGMYIGTTGPRGLHHLVYEVVDNSIDEALAGYCTHIEVEINPDGSVCVTDDGRGIPVDVHPTTGKSALETVMTVLHAGGKFGGGGYKVSGGLHGVGVSVVNALSTWVVVEVRRDQTLYTQRYERGVPMGELTETADPTQTSSGTSLTFLPDTTIFSETVDFDYNTLAGRLRELGYLNAGVKITFSDRRPEVPRIETYCYEGGIREYVTYMTREKEPLHVDIIYVEGERDGVVVEVALQWCIDSYSDNILGFANNIRTIDGGTHLEGLKAVLTRTMNNVARKRNKIKENEANLGGENIREGLTAVISVKVPDPEFEGQTKTKLGNSEVRGIVDSLVGEVLNEYLEFNPAVADTIIEKAVQSFKAAEAARRARELVRRKSVLESSPLPGKLADCSSRDPSESEIFIVEGDSAGGSAKQGRDRRIQAILPLRGKILNIERTDDAKIYKNNEIQSLITALGLGIKGEDFNPDQLRYHNIIIMTDADVDGAHIRTLLLTFFFRYQRDLIDQGYVYIACPPLYKLERGRNHQYLYSDRELAQAIAQFPDNANYTIQRFKGLGEMMPNQLWDTTMNPESRMLKQVEIQDAAAADNIFTVLMGDKVAPRREFIETEGSKLDLDDLDI; this is encoded by the coding sequence ATGGCCAGTAACTATCGTGCCGATCAGATTCAGGTTTTAGAAGGGTTAGATCCGGTTCGTAAACGTCCGGGGATGTACATTGGCACCACCGGGCCCCGTGGACTGCATCACCTCGTTTATGAGGTGGTCGATAACTCCATTGATGAGGCCCTCGCTGGCTATTGCACCCATATCGAAGTGGAAATTAACCCCGATGGTTCCGTCTGCGTCACTGACGACGGCCGGGGGATTCCCGTCGATGTTCACCCCACCACGGGTAAATCAGCCCTGGAAACCGTGATGACTGTGCTTCACGCGGGGGGAAAATTTGGCGGCGGCGGCTATAAGGTCTCCGGTGGCTTGCACGGTGTGGGCGTGTCGGTGGTCAATGCCCTCTCAACTTGGGTCGTGGTGGAAGTGCGTCGCGACCAAACCCTTTACACCCAACGCTACGAACGGGGCGTTCCCATGGGAGAACTCACCGAAACCGCCGACCCCACCCAAACCAGCAGCGGCACCTCCCTCACCTTTTTGCCGGATACCACCATTTTTTCGGAGACGGTGGATTTTGACTACAACACGCTGGCGGGGCGGCTGCGGGAACTGGGCTATCTTAACGCGGGGGTGAAGATTACCTTTAGCGATCGCCGTCCTGAAGTGCCCCGCATTGAAACCTATTGCTACGAAGGCGGCATTCGCGAATATGTCACCTACATGACCCGCGAAAAAGAACCCCTCCACGTCGATATTATCTATGTGGAAGGCGAGCGGGATGGCGTGGTGGTGGAAGTGGCGTTGCAATGGTGCATCGACTCCTACAGCGATAATATTCTTGGGTTTGCCAACAACATCCGCACCATCGACGGCGGGACGCACCTCGAAGGCTTAAAAGCGGTGCTGACCCGGACGATGAACAATGTCGCCCGCAAACGCAACAAGATTAAAGAAAACGAAGCCAACCTCGGCGGCGAAAATATCCGCGAAGGCTTAACGGCGGTGATTTCCGTGAAAGTGCCTGACCCGGAATTTGAAGGGCAAACCAAGACAAAGCTGGGCAACAGTGAAGTGCGCGGCATTGTGGATTCCCTCGTTGGGGAAGTGTTGAACGAATATTTAGAATTCAACCCCGCCGTTGCCGATACGATTATTGAAAAGGCCGTGCAGTCGTTTAAGGCGGCGGAAGCGGCGCGGCGGGCGCGGGAATTGGTGCGGCGGAAGTCGGTGCTAGAGTCGTCACCGTTGCCGGGGAAATTGGCTGATTGTAGTTCTCGTGACCCTTCCGAGTCGGAAATCTTCATTGTGGAAGGGGATTCGGCAGGCGGTTCGGCGAAACAGGGGCGCGATCGCCGCATCCAAGCGATCCTCCCCCTGCGCGGTAAAATCCTCAACATTGAGCGCACCGACGACGCGAAAATTTATAAAAACAACGAAATCCAATCCCTGATCACCGCCCTTGGTTTGGGGATTAAAGGGGAAGATTTCAACCCGGATCAACTGCGCTACCACAACATCATTATCATGACTGATGCGGACGTGGACGGGGCGCATATTCGGACGCTGTTATTAACCTTCTTTTTCCGCTATCAACGGGATCTGATCGATCAGGGCTATGTCTATATTGCTTGCCCGCCGCTGTATAAGTTGGAACGGGGTCGCAATCATCAATATCTTTACAGCGATCGCGAATTGGCTCAAGCGATCGCCCAATTCCCCGACAATGCCAACTACACGATCCAACGCTTTAAAGGTTTAGGGGAAATGATGCCCAACCAACTTTGGGACACCACCATGAACCCCGAAAGCCGGATGCTCAAACAAGTGGAAATCCAAGATGCCGCCGCAGCGGATAATATTTTCACCGTCTTGATGGGCGACAAAGTAGCCCCCCGGCGCGAATTCATCGAAACCGAAGGCTCTAAACTCGACCTCGACGATCTCGATATTTAA
- a CDS encoding murein hydrolase activator EnvC family protein: protein MRVSKQVRNLVGILLMLGAWLCFTASAGANSLLDEWNQPEPKTATEAVQQYIQSLQRNRQVMDLQLDYYEDQLNTANQRLAALETALAKERQQYAPQMNATIARLRFLQQQSLASQGWSVLLKSENLNEFFDRRDRLRQLYQADRDRLAQLQVVAQRLFDQKTALEQQQAEITTITHQIQAQTQDLEAQLQLQQQLLANDSDRATLQAAQAQLSQDSAQLEALIQQWNAPANNPNSGTGTYILPHDGEISDTYGWRKHPVLGGQRLHAGIDFKGPYGSPIQAADAGVVAFAGWYGGYGRTVVIEHGDGFATLYGHTNKMFVTVGQPVEQGDAIAEVGSTGISTGPHLHFELRQNGKPIDPAPYLRP, encoded by the coding sequence GTGAGGGTTTCAAAACAGGTGCGAAATCTGGTGGGTATTTTGCTCATGCTTGGGGCGTGGCTATGCTTCACTGCGTCCGCTGGGGCGAATTCGCTCCTGGATGAGTGGAACCAACCGGAACCGAAGACCGCCACGGAAGCCGTACAGCAATATATCCAGAGCTTGCAGCGCAATCGGCAGGTGATGGATCTGCAATTGGACTATTACGAAGACCAACTCAACACCGCTAATCAACGCTTGGCGGCATTGGAAACGGCCCTAGCCAAGGAACGGCAACAGTACGCGCCCCAGATGAATGCAACCATTGCCCGGCTGCGCTTTTTACAGCAGCAATCCCTTGCGAGTCAGGGGTGGTCTGTGTTGCTCAAGAGTGAAAACCTGAACGAATTTTTTGATCGGCGCGATCGCCTCCGCCAACTCTACCAAGCCGACCGCGATCGCCTCGCTCAACTGCAAGTAGTCGCCCAGCGTCTTTTTGACCAAAAAACCGCCCTCGAACAACAACAGGCCGAAATCACCACGATCACCCACCAAATCCAAGCCCAAACCCAAGACCTCGAAGCCCAACTCCAACTCCAGCAGCAACTCCTCGCCAACGACAGCGATCGCGCCACCCTCCAAGCCGCCCAAGCCCAACTCAGCCAAGACTCCGCCCAACTCGAAGCCCTAATCCAACAGTGGAACGCCCCCGCCAACAATCCCAACAGCGGCACAGGAACCTACATCCTGCCCCACGACGGCGAAATCAGCGATACCTACGGCTGGCGCAAGCATCCCGTCCTCGGTGGGCAACGTCTCCATGCCGGCATTGACTTCAAAGGCCCCTACGGCAGCCCGATCCAAGCCGCTGATGCTGGTGTTGTCGCCTTTGCGGGCTGGTATGGCGGCTATGGGCGCACCGTGGTGATCGAACATGGCGACGGGTTCGCCACCCTTTACGGCCATACTAATAAAATGTTCGTCACTGTCGGACAACCCGTGGAACAGGGAGACGCGATCGCCGAAGTCGGTTCCACAGGCATCTCCACCGGGCCCCACCTCCATTTTGAACTCCGCCAAAACGGCAAACCCATCGACCCCGCCCCCTACCTCCGTCCCTAG
- the psbQ gene encoding photosystem II protein PsbQ, giving the protein MKPIRSLLALLLVGLTTFLTGCGGAMVQAPPTYTPEKIAAIDRALAPIEAVRDRLPELEGYVAKNDWNNVNSFLHGPLGGLRATLGYLDRSLLLEKDQAVATDLAESLFNDIERLDAAASEGVPNFATEALAALEKDFEVYLDYIPREPDSEA; this is encoded by the coding sequence ATGAAACCGATTCGATCCTTACTCGCTCTACTCCTCGTGGGTTTAACCACCTTTCTCACGGGTTGTGGCGGTGCGATGGTGCAAGCTCCCCCCACCTATACCCCTGAAAAAATTGCGGCCATTGACCGGGCCCTCGCTCCCATCGAAGCCGTGCGCGATCGCCTCCCCGAACTCGAAGGCTATGTGGCTAAGAACGATTGGAATAATGTTAATTCCTTCCTCCACGGCCCCTTGGGCGGGTTGCGGGCCACCTTGGGCTACCTCGATCGCAGCCTCCTGCTCGAAAAAGACCAAGCCGTTGCCACCGACCTCGCCGAGTCCCTATTTAACGACATTGAGCGCCTAGACGCGGCCGCCTCGGAGGGTGTGCCCAACTTTGCCACCGAAGCCTTAGCCGCCCTGGAAAAGGATTTTGAGGTGTACCTAGACTATATTCCCCGCGAACCCGACAGCGAGGCATGA
- a CDS encoding NAD(P)/FAD-dependent oxidoreductase: MNPIVIVGGGVVGAMIAYELNRQKQAVVLVEQANAAAGSTGAALGVLMGVISQKTTGRGWRLREQSLRRYATLIPELEQVTGCPIPTNPHGLVMLRFRDDERDERWQRLQQVRSQQGWPLDLWDRAQLAAHCPFVDCDRLIGAVHSPQDGQIQPRPLTAALIQAASQAGADCRFGQAVTALRTEAEGDAHRCTHVQIGTDWLACDRLILAAGLGSTPLTAQLQQTLDLRPVLGQAFRVRCPHPLHPVEPVISGHDVHLVPLGGGDYWVGATVEFPDEQGIVAAQAHLKEAVWQQAIAVCPALAQGDIIESWSGQRPRPHGQPAPVIGSLAGYTNVTLATGHYRNGVLLAPATAQQVWGEIVR, from the coding sequence ATGAACCCGATTGTGATTGTGGGTGGTGGAGTCGTCGGGGCAATGATTGCCTACGAACTCAACCGCCAAAAGCAAGCCGTCGTCCTTGTTGAACAAGCCAACGCCGCTGCCGGTTCTACCGGTGCGGCGTTGGGGGTGTTGATGGGGGTGATCAGCCAAAAAACCACCGGGCGCGGCTGGCGGTTGCGCGAGCAGAGTCTACGCCGCTACGCCACGCTAATTCCGGAACTCGAACAGGTGACAGGCTGCCCGATTCCCACCAATCCCCATGGTTTAGTGATGCTGCGATTCCGTGACGATGAACGGGATGAACGGTGGCAACGGTTGCAGCAGGTGCGATCGCAGCAGGGCTGGCCGCTTGACCTGTGGGATCGGGCCCAATTAGCGGCCCATTGTCCGTTTGTGGATTGCGATCGCCTCATCGGAGCGGTGCATTCCCCCCAGGATGGCCAAATTCAACCCCGCCCGTTAACCGCAGCCCTAATCCAAGCCGCCAGCCAAGCCGGCGCAGACTGTCGCTTTGGCCAGGCCGTCACCGCCCTGCGTACCGAGGCCGAGGGGGACGCGCACCGCTGCACCCATGTTCAGATCGGCACGGATTGGCTGGCCTGCGATCGCCTCATTCTCGCCGCCGGTCTTGGTTCCACCCCCCTCACCGCTCAACTTCAGCAAACCCTTGATCTCCGTCCCGTCCTCGGCCAAGCCTTTCGCGTCCGCTGCCCTCACCCCCTCCATCCCGTGGAGCCGGTGATCTCCGGCCATGATGTGCATCTCGTTCCCCTTGGCGGCGGTGACTATTGGGTGGGCGCGACGGTGGAGTTTCCCGATGAACAGGGCATCGTGGCCGCCCAAGCTCACCTGAAAGAAGCCGTCTGGCAGCAAGCGATCGCCGTCTGTCCCGCCCTCGCCCAGGGTGACATCATTGAATCTTGGTCGGGTCAACGCCCCCGCCCCCACGGCCAACCCGCCCCTGTCATCGGCTCCCTGGCGGGCTACACCAACGTCACCCTCGCCACCGGCCACTATCGCAACGGCGTTCTGCTCGCCCCCGCCACAGCCCAGCAGGTCTGGGGCGAAATCGTGCGATAA
- the dnaA gene encoding chromosomal replication initiator protein DnaA — protein sequence MSPEQLWQEVLARLEHRLTQPTFETWVKPTQVKHLTEQSLVIEAPNLFACNWLQKHYLHPIGEVVTEILGHSLELQITTAQVDHDQSWRIEPTAGSDRDLDISRPSETPFNQKYVFSRFVVGANNRMAHAASLAVAEAPGREFNPLFLCGGVGLGKTHLMQAIGNYRLEINPQTQVFYVSTEKFTNDLITAIRQDNMEGFREHYRAADVLMVDDIQFIEGKEYTQEEFFYTFNTLHEAGKQVVLAADRPPSQIPRLQERLCSRFSMGLIADIQSPDFETRMAILEKKADDENVRLPRTVIEYLATHYTSNIRELEGALIRTIAYTSISGLPMMVENIAPVLNPPVETVDATPEAILNAITAVFEVSADLLKGNSRRREISLARQVGMYLMRQHTNLSLPRIGEEFGGKDHTTVLYSCDKIAQLRKKDTKLNQTLMQLSDRITRSQPFPPLF from the coding sequence ATGTCTCCTGAGCAACTGTGGCAAGAGGTCTTGGCTCGCCTAGAACATCGTTTAACCCAACCCACCTTTGAAACGTGGGTGAAGCCAACTCAGGTGAAGCACCTCACGGAACAGAGCTTAGTGATCGAAGCGCCGAACCTGTTTGCCTGTAACTGGCTCCAAAAACACTATCTCCATCCTATCGGTGAGGTGGTGACGGAAATTCTCGGCCATTCCCTCGAACTGCAAATCACCACGGCTCAGGTAGATCATGATCAAAGCTGGCGGATTGAACCGACGGCGGGGAGCGATCGCGACCTCGACATCAGCCGCCCCAGTGAAACCCCCTTTAACCAAAAATACGTCTTCTCGCGGTTTGTGGTGGGAGCCAATAACCGCATGGCCCATGCCGCGTCCCTGGCTGTGGCGGAAGCGCCGGGCCGAGAATTTAACCCCCTCTTTCTCTGTGGCGGGGTGGGATTAGGAAAAACCCATTTAATGCAAGCGATCGGTAACTATCGCCTCGAAATCAACCCCCAAACCCAAGTCTTTTACGTCTCCACGGAAAAATTCACCAACGACCTGATCACCGCCATCCGCCAAGACAATATGGAAGGGTTTCGGGAGCATTACCGCGCTGCGGATGTGTTGATGGTGGATGACATTCAATTCATCGAAGGCAAAGAATATACCCAAGAAGAGTTTTTCTACACCTTCAACACCCTGCACGAAGCCGGAAAACAGGTCGTCCTCGCCGCCGATCGCCCCCCCAGTCAGATCCCCCGCCTCCAAGAACGCCTCTGTTCGCGCTTTTCCATGGGGTTGATCGCCGACATCCAATCTCCCGACTTTGAAACCCGGATGGCGATCCTTGAAAAGAAAGCCGACGACGAAAATGTGCGCTTACCCCGCACGGTGATTGAATATCTCGCCACTCATTACACCTCTAATATTCGGGAACTCGAAGGGGCTTTGATTCGGACGATCGCCTACACCTCCATTTCCGGGCTACCGATGATGGTGGAAAACATTGCCCCCGTCCTCAATCCCCCCGTGGAAACGGTGGATGCGACCCCTGAGGCGATTTTAAACGCGATTACCGCCGTGTTTGAGGTGTCAGCAGATCTTCTGAAAGGTAATTCTCGCCGCCGGGAAATCAGCCTCGCCCGCCAAGTGGGGATGTATTTAATGCGCCAACATACCAATTTAAGTTTGCCCCGCATTGGCGAAGAATTTGGCGGCAAAGACCACACCACCGTTTTGTACAGTTGTGACAAGATTGCGCAATTACGGAAAAAAGATACTAAACTCAATCAAACGTTAATGCAATTGAGCGATCGCATCACTCGATCTCAGCCATTCCCCCCACTGTTTTAA